A segment of the Fusarium musae strain F31 chromosome 2, whole genome shotgun sequence genome:
AGGGTTGGGAAGAATAGATTGATTGTGGGACTACATGCAGGGGTCTGTCATTGGAAGTCATCATCGCTACCAGTTTTGCGGCGGAGGAGTTCATAATCATCCCCAATAGCCCTGCGGAGTAGGATCCCATCACTAGCACGAATGGGCCAAGTGCAAATTTCATGCCTACGCCCGCAGATAAGACACGAATACGGATCTAGAAAGTTGACTGATCGTATGGAAGGGTCAGAGTGAGGCTATACGTATCGATACCAACTTACAATAAGCCAATGCTACGCGAGTTTCAAGTAATTTAAGTCACAAGACATCGTCTAATCTAACTCTGCATTTCAAGTCCTGGTGCTGTTGCATCGTTTCATGAAGCCAGCTGCTTGGGTAGCTGTGGCGTCACATCCGAGCGAGGCATCCGTAATGAGGAGTCAGACACACATGTTTTCTTGTTTTTATACGGAGTTCAAGCTTCATGTTTCAGCATAAAGTGCGTTACAATGTTTATGTAACTATCATCTGAGGCTTGGTGTTAGGACTATCTTATCGATAGATAGCGTCTTATCTGGCTCCAGCCAAATTTTTAGAAAAGTCAAGACGAATGAACGGCCCCACCAAAAAGTTTCTCTGCTTGCGCAGATCGACGTTATTCAGGTCAAGTCAATCAAAATGCCCAAGCCTAGAACAAGACGTGGCGCTGGccgtgaggagaagaagcgaaagagaATCGAAGAATCTGAACAAAAACACGAGACTTACGAGAGCGAGAACAAGCGACAGCGCACTTACGAAGACAACGACAACACCGATGGGTTCGACTACCAAGATGGCCAGGATCCTCAGCAGAATGGCCTTGGCGAGAAGGAGTTCTTTGGAATGCttgcagaagaagagcaagaatacTTCCGTCGCGCGGACGAATTGCTAGAGCTCAATCAGTTTCCATCAACCGAGGATCGCGACATCTTTCTTGAAAACGTCTGgaaggaggctgagggcAAGGAGCTCAAACTAGCCAGTAGTCAGTCCTGTTCGCGATTGATGGAGCGTCTCATACAACTGTCGAACACAGCGCAAAAGAAGCGATTGTTTGAAGCTTTCGGTGGGCACTTCCTCTCACTGGTACAGCACCGATTCGCGAGCCATTGTTGTGAGGCGCTCTTCTTGCGATCTGCTGGTGTGGTATCACAAGAGCTTTCTGGATATGTGCTTGATACCAAGGGCGCCGATGTCGACATGCAAAAGCCCGAGGCGTCCATGGAGAACCTTTTTCTGGCTACGCTCGACGAGCTCGAAGGCGCTCTTTCATACCTCATCACCGATCGATTCGCGTCACACACTCTGCGCGTACTATTATTAGTCTTGGCTGGCCGGCCTTTGGAGGATGCGTCGGTGCGAAGTCTcgtcaagagcaagaaaaaggagaaaaTCTCAGTCGCGGGCGGTTCAGCAACAGATGAGGCGAACCGAGGGTTGAGAGCAGTACCCGAGTCGTTTTCAATGGCAGCAAAAAAGATCATTCAAGACTCAACGGCAGGGATGGATGCTACCGCCTTGCGAGTGCTTGCCAGACATCCCATTGGAAATCCTAcacttcagcttctccttgagctcgacCTTACGCTCAACAAGACCGAGCAAAAGGCTGAGTCTGAACAGCCAACTCTACTATTCCAGCTGTTACCTGGCGCTCCAAAGTCTTTGAGCGACGGCTCATCAGAAGCATCCGAATTCATCAACGGCATGATCTATGACCAGATCGGTTCACGACTTATCGAGACCCTCATCACACATTGCCCTGGAAAAGTTTTCAAGGCACTCAACCAGAACATCTTCCTCCCCAGAATAGAGGGTTACGTCCGAAATGATGTTTCGTGCTACGCTGCTATACGAGTGCTGAATCGCCTCAGCAAAGATGACCTGGTGCAGGCCGTTGAGAAGATTACACCAAACGTGCCTCAACTGGTCGCAAAGTCCAGGCTCAATGTTCTCAAGACACTATTTGAGAGATGCAATGCCCGTGGCGCCAACGACGAGATTAAGAGACTCAACAAGGGGCTTAAGGAGGGATGTGGAAAGACACCGGCTGACCTGGTCATCTTCCTGTGCGGTttgaaagacaaagagatgaagaagaaagatgtcCATCAACTTTCTAAAAACGAGTACGCGATCCAATCCCATGGTGCTCAACTCCTCACTACCCTTCTTTCCATTCCGGGGCCGACAAAGGGTGTGCAAGAGTCATTGCTTGCCCTCGAGCCACAGACTCTGGTCCGCCTTGCCACTACGTCCATGCCTACTGTTACTGTCCTTACCACCGCCCTTGCTACATCTTCTTCAAATCCTGCCTTCCACAAGTCTATCGCCAGTGCCATCCTGCCTCATACTCACGAACTCGCCATATCCCAGTTCGGCCATAACCTCATCAATGCTATCGTCGAGGTTCCtagcaaaggcaaagagcGAAGTATTCCCTTCCATATGAAGGAGACCTTTATGGCACGCTTGGGTGATCATGAGGCAGAGCTGCGTGACAGCTGGATGGGTAGAAGTGTCTGGCGCAACTGGAAGGGTGATATGTGGAAGACCCGCCGCGGAGACTGGAAGTTGTGGATGAGAGAGGTGGACGCCAACGTTCCATCAAGTCTGCCGCAGCGTGCATCAAAGGTTGCAGAAAGGGAGAAGCCACCTGTCAAACCGGCTCCAGAAGTCGTAGAAGAGCGCGTTGACCAAGAGCCTGCTGCTGAAGAGCATATTACTGAGTACAACATGAAGATGGATGTAGATGATGTCGTGGAGGCAGAAGTTAAtggtgaggaggagaagagtaaggaagagaagaaagctaagacaaagaagagtaagaaggacaagaaggacaagaaggacaagaaggacaagaaggacaagaaggacaagaagaagaagaaggacaaatctgctgaagccaaggcagatgaggaggctgaggagtaAAACAATTGTTAGTGGGATAGATAGTGGCTACGGATACCCAAACTTGAGCCAACATAATTGCATTGCAACCATTCAACCTGCCCGCCGCTACGACCGTAGCACGATCTGTTCTCTGTTTCTGTTCATACACTTGCCCTGACCCCTGAATTGTTGTGCCAGGAGGACAAGATCACCATTATCGGGTAAATGAATCCTGCTCGGTATCCCTAGCACGTCGAAGCCAGAATGGAAAGCAGCTTGTGTGAACACATGAAGAGGACTGTAGACCGCAAGACTAAATAAAAGCTGCGCTTGCACACTTGTCACCCCGACTTTCACACCagctctcttctccccttTCGCTTATCGTTTCAAGTCCGTTGGAATAAAGGCATAGTACTTACTATTTATCGGAACTATTATCAAGTAGACGAGACTGACGTCTTTTTCCTTCAAACCTTTCCGCGTTGGCACTGAACATCTCCCTTACGCTGTTAAGACCATGCCTAGAGCCACCAAACTCCCGATAATTCGCTACACAAGAGCATTCCATATCGAAGCTACCGAGACCGCTGCTGCGACTTGCCCCGAAGCACTCGGCTATACATAACAACCAATAATATTATGGCCAGGGCGAATGCTTTCCTTATCTTCAGGCATCTCAGGGCTGAAGTGTTATAGCTCTCGAGCTGTCCATCTCCTGCCGCAGTCGTGAGTTTAAAGGCAGGCACAAATGTAAGTTCCAGCAATGCAAAGGAGAAAATTGAGAAATCAttggttattactatattggCGGGGATCAATGACGGTTTGGAATCCTTTTCAAGCTCCCTGCGTATCAGTCACACCTACCTAGGGAACTGGCTACAGATCTGCAGGATACTTTGTCAGGTTGTGTGGGCGCACTCCACGATTTCCCGTCAGCTACTCTCCAGCAACTCCAGGCCAGGCAAACTACCTACCCAGCGGTTGTGACACTGGGACGAGATGTTGTGCAGCTTCTGATGGACAGAAATTTTGAAACTAGAGAGTTCAGATTGACAGGCTTTGGGGCGAAAGCAAAACCAGCAAAGAAGCTAACACCAAGAATCGCCGGACTCCCACCCATATCTTTCTGCCATTTCCCACAACTCTTAGACAAGATTCCGCTTGCATAGAGCTCCATAGCTTATTACTTGAGCAGAAAAGGTTTCCGGATAATCCATATGACAAATGGTATGGTCATGTGTCAAGATTTCCCACGGCGCAACTGGGATGGACATATTGGTTGCTGGAAACAATTGAACGGATATGTACACATGTTTGAACACTTTACGGTTCACAAATAATGACATCGCGGTTAATAAGTAACTCATACTGACCATGCGTGGACTAACTTTAACCAGAGGCAGACGTCAAGCTGATTTACTTGAAATCAGAGTTGCCTTCTGAAGGTGGTGGCTGGGAGGGGGAGGACGTGAAGGTTCATGGAGCCAGGAGATGTTGATTAGACCTACTGGGCGCCAACTATGATTTTGCAATGGCTATCGAAGTTCCATATGTTCCCGTGCTGGCCATAAGTTGGTGTAAGGGTCCATCCAGCTGAGCGAGACCAAGGACTCACTTGAGACTTGAGATCTCGCTAATCTATCCGTGATGGGCGGTGCTCAAATGGATTTCGACGTGCAATGCCCGTCACTGTCTGCCGTAGCGTAAGAAATAAGATCTCGCATGTCgtataaaactataaatgATTCAATGTGTGATCGATCATTACCCAACAACCACCCCTTCCAAGGATAACTGAATCCACACAAGCCCCTGCAACGTCCTCAGGTTGTGAGCATTACCCAGGGGGCGAACAGTGATATCCATGAGAATTGGTGTGATATTGATGTAATGCAGACATTACAAATCAACTCATCTCCTCAATGAACAGACCTTGCGAATTTCTTTTGTCACATTTGCTGCACAATTGTCAAACTCGCCACGATCGGCAACTTGCGCACGGGGGCACCTTGTGCCGGAGGCACTCCGTGCGCCTCGTATTGCTGGAAACCTTTCTGGGATTTCGGTTTCGTTTCGAGGGCGTTAAACCTCAGGCTTCCTCGGGCTTCCATCGGAGCTTGGGAAGCACTTGTTGGAGAATCTGGGATAGAGAGAGTAACGAATGGGCATGCAGGGGCAAATCGATGCTTACCACCAccacaccaccaccaccaccaccacgaaCACCTAGATACACGGTAGCACGTGCAGACGTGGTGGTGTCTGCGCGTCGTCTCCCTCTCTGCTTCTCTGCCTTATGCTATGTTGATCTCATATTGACGCTGGGAGCCGGCAATTAGAGGGGGTCCCTGCTCGATCGTACACATATTAGCTCTTGTTCTGCTCTCCTAGAGTTTAAAATGCGTGAGCCAATCTAGCCAATCTTGTAGCGGGGGTGCCAAAAACGTCATCTGGTGGTGGTCGCAGCTTAAGTGGTTGTAAAGGTGCTGAGTGTTTCCGTACTCCGTATTGTTAAGCAAGAATGGGAATGTTAAAGGATCGACACTGAGATGCTTTCAATTCCCATGGCGACAAGCAGTTGTGGCATGTGCCGAGGAATTGCTGACAATGATTGGATGAGGCGGGGTTATCTGTGGCGGGCCAACGTGGCACAAGCCAGTATCTTGGATAAAAAGGGACTAGCGCTCAAGGTTCCCGGGACGTGTATGCAGCCAGGGAAACTCAAGAAATTGTTAGTGCACGCTCGCAGCTCTGGGTACCTCTTCGTTGTGGACTAAGGGGAATGATGGCCGGA
Coding sequences within it:
- the NOP9 gene encoding Nucleolar protein 9 (BUSCO:EOG09261BPJ): MPKPRTRRGAGREEKKRKRIEESEQKHETYESENKRQRTYEDNDNTDGFDYQDGQDPQQNGLGEKEFFGMLAEEEQEYFRRADELLELNQFPSTEDRDIFLENVWKEAEGKELKLASSQSCSRLMERLIQLSNTAQKKRLFEAFGGHFLSLVQHRFASHCCEALFLRSAGVVSQELSGYVLDTKGADVDMQKPEASMENLFLATLDELEGALSYLITDRFASHTLRVLLLVLAGRPLEDASVRSLVKSKKKEKISVAGGSATDEANRGLRAVPESFSMAAKKIIQDSTAGMDATALRVLARHPIGNPTLQLLLELDLTLNKTEQKAESEQPTLLFQLLPGAPKSLSDGSSEASEFINGMIYDQIGSRLIETLITHCPGKVFKALNQNIFLPRIEGYVRNDVSCYAAIRVLNRLSKDDLVQAVEKITPNVPQLVAKSRLNVLKTLFERCNARGANDEIKRLNKGLKEGCGKTPADLVIFLCGLKDKEMKKKDVHQLSKNEYAIQSHGAQLLTTLLSIPGPTKGVQESLLALEPQTLVRLATTSMPTVTVLTTALATSSSNPAFHKSIASAILPHTHELAISQFGHNLINAIVEVPSKGKERSIPFHMKETFMARLGDHEAELRDSWMGRSVWRNWKGDMWKTRRGDWKLWMREVDANVPSSLPQRASKVAEREKPPVKPAPEVVEERVDQEPAAEEHITEYNMKMDVDDVVEAEVNGEEEKSKEEKKAKTKKSKKDKKDKKDKKDKKDKKDKKKKKDKSAEAKADEEAEE